The Garra rufa chromosome 18, GarRuf1.0, whole genome shotgun sequence genome window below encodes:
- the sp5l gene encoding sp5 transcription factor-like: MAALTLSRADNFLHNFLQDRTPSSSPESGPNTLSFLATTCGQAWQEGSQLPYEGPVGSASSMFQLWSNEVAPNSSLSAHQMTFTVPKMQFPGHMQPTLGSHSHHHHHHHHHHHELPLTPPAEPPSAYSFDLSPVKMLSSQAQGNAPYYTQHNAVGQNFPSFLQNASGRPHLPSGHVEDGQQWWSLPQSNSAPSGHPFSLGRQLVLGHQPQIAALLQGTSKGLLSSTRRCRRCKCPNCQSTGSGGGALEFGKKRLHICHIPDCGKVYKKTSHLKAHLRWHAGERPFICNWLFCGKSFTRSDELQRHLRTHTGEKRFGCQQCGKRFMRSDHLSKHVKTHQSRKSRSSQPSHSGTDALLSNIKRE, translated from the exons ATGGCTGCGTTAACCTTATCCAGAGCGGACAATTTCCTGCACAATTTCTTACAG GATCGTACTCCCAGCTCCTCTCCAGAAAGCGGTCCTAACACCCTTTCCTTTTTGGCCACCACATGTGGTCAAGCTTGGCAGGAGGGGTCTCAGCTCCCTTACGAGGGGCCGGTGGGCTCCGCATCCAGTATGTTTCAGCTCTGGAGCAATGAAGTGGCCCCAAACTCCAGCTTGAGTGCTCACCAGATGACCTTCACCGTTCCCAAAATGCAGTTCCCCGGCCACATGCAACCCACCCTGGGCTCGCACTcccatcatcaccatcatcaccACCATCACCACCATGAGCTCCCCCTCACCCCTCCAGCTGAGCCCCCGTCTGCCTACTCCTTCGACCTGTCTCCAGTAAAGATGCTCTCCTCCCAGGCACAAGGGAATGCGCCGTACTACACGCAGCACAACGCTGTGGGTCAGAACTTTCCAAGCTTCCTTCAAAACGCTTCAGGAAGACCTCACCTGCCAAGTGGACACGTTGAGGACGGCCAGCAGTGGTGGAGTCTCCCTCAGAGTAACAGCGCACCCTCCGGGCATCCGTTCTCTTTGGGACGCCAGCTGGTTTTGGGCCACCAGCCTCAAATCGCAGCTCTCCTGCAAGGAACCTCAAAAGGTCTGCTAAGCTCAACTCGACGTTGTCGTCGGTGCAAATGCCCCAACTGCCAGTCCACGGGAAGCGGAGGTGGTGCTCTGGAGTTTGGGAAGAAAAGACTACACATTTGTCACATTCCAGATTGCGGAAAGGTCTACAAAAAAACCTCTCACCTGAAGGCGCACCTGCGCTGGCATGCCGGCGAGCGGCCATTTATCTGCAACTGGCTCTTCTGCGGAAAGAGCTTCACGCGCTCAGATGAGCTGCAGAGGCATCTTCGCACGCACACCGGGGAGAAGCGTTTCGGCTGTCAGCAGTGTGGGAAACGGTTTATGCGAAGCGATCACCTCTCCAAGCATGTGAAGACCCACCAGAGCCGGAAGAGCCGGTCCAGTCAGCCTTCTCACAGTGGGACTGATGCACTGCTAAGCAATATTAAGAGAGAGTAA